The DNA segment TTCGccattattataatattttctaCCATTATTTTAAGAACGTTATAGTAAAATAATGCTACCATTtgactaataataataataataataataataataataataataatgctaAAATCTGATATTTATCCGAGAGAAATAACCGTGACTGATATTTACATGTAGTTAGGATCGAAAGAACAAATTCGATAAACTCACGCGAAAACGATTTAAGCAACACatgtatttacgtggttcggtaGTGAATATGTCTACGCCCatgggagagcaacacaaccactttattaatcacgaataaaaaaaaatccagcTCTAATCAGAGCTTTTATAAATCAACCAGAAAAACTCTAACGCTAAATACAGACTCAATTCAAGTCTCTAATCCTCGAATTTTCTCGTCACAATCGGCACCTCAGTTTTCTCTCTTGATTTCTCTTCTTCTTTCTCTCTCAAATCGAACTATGGAGGTAGAAGAATCAATTGTGTTTCCGTAATTCTGTTATAACAGCTttcatctgcttatatagagaaacCACCAAATTTTTTCTTGGGTTTTTAGTTCAGTTAGTTGCTTGGCCCATTCTTAAATCAACATGGCCCAAACCCGATAAGCTTTCTAACATCAATCTGATCTGCTTTCATACTTCGATGTACCTTCAAGTTTCACTCCAGCTTTACGGACAATCGATTTGAATTCTGACCAAGTCTCAGTATTCGAGCAATCGATCTTCTGAGAACTCATCTGCCCATCAAATTCGATCCGATCTCAGTAGTTGATCTGACCATAAAATTATCTAACACTAAGCTCATCTGACCACTACTCTTCAATTTGATCCGTTCTTTTTTTTAGTCGAGCTGATAGAAGCACActtcaacaaaaataatattatttttattgatcaaGTCAAATAGGAGATCTGTCTTATAAAAGTTAAACGTTATCATAGAGTTTTTGTGATATATATTGGGTAAATAGCCAATCTAATCTTCCCCTAAACCCAAAATTTACTCTGTTTGTGATGTATGATTGGGTAAATAGGCAATTTAATCTTCTTGAGTTTTcatgttttgttttttattctctaatttgtcaattttttttttcatcataaTGTTGATGAGATGTCAGacatttaattttgaaaaatcataactcataaGACAAATTCCTTAGAAACACGTTTGCATAAAAATCGTGCATTCGGTTTGCTAGAAGGACGATAATTAAACAACTATGAaagaaattttatttcttgatattttcggCCCTTAATTAATTGGATAGTATAAGATTTTACTTTCTAgacatgataaaatatttggTACATATTCTGTGTCTATCTCGTAtatgttaaagatatatttgCCAAAGTTAAATCGtgtcttgataaggtgattatttgatataatacaattcgatattatcaagatttgatttgcaagatttgataagattttatttcctactaaaagaTAGTTGCTTATTCTTGTAGAACTCTATCTAAGAAaatcttcaagatttgaatgttAATCTATAAAAGGGATTTCATGCACAAGATGAAGCGCGACTTCAGACGATAATACACTGCGCATACTCTGAAACTGTGTTGAATAATTTGaagaactctgaagcaaggattgcaaccatcgttgttgcatgtccccatgttgccgttcgtgttgaaaacatcagagacaacactgtgagaactgtgttgttgaagatcttttttgtctcttcaatttaggctacgggagttgcatccaatttcttttatactctgttgtattttaggattcaagtttgatttctcaaattgttaagaaatttaggatttaatgactttttgtaaaattactaggattgctttgtaagactgatcttacgtttactagtaatatttagccctaaggcacccgcacgagttttgtactcgtgcaaaattaattacttgtgttttatttacgctttaaatttccgctgcactgtgttgtctgtggtgttacAACACAAAGGACAACACTGCCTATTTTACGTAACCAACCACGTACACTATTTCTTtcacgtggcatcagagccaccacttgactttactaagtgagttccTGGTTTATGTTACAGGTTAGTTATGGACACTCCGTACACAAGTGCAATTTGTCCACCTATTTTGGATGGAACAAATTACGGCCCTTGAAAATTGAAGATGAGCATGTACATTCAATCCATTGAGTCCAGGGCTTGGCAACATGTTCTTGATGGTTGGACACCACCTATGAGAGATGATGATGTACCAGGAccaaagccaagatcacaatggACAACTAGAATACTGCGACTATTTATAATGTTAAAGCTCTTAATGCTATGTTCACTTCAGTTGATATGAAcatgtttaatctaattggtactTGTACTTGTGCTAGGGATGCTTGGGAGAAGCTACAAACCCACTGTGAAGGCTCGGCAAGTGTTAAAAAAACAAGGATGCGTctcataacttcaaaatttgagaaaatgagAATGGAGGAATCAGAGACCATCATGGAATATAATGGAAGATTGAAGAGCCTTGCAAATGAAGCATCTGTTCTTGGTGATCCTATTTCGAACGAGAACCTTGTATCCAAAGTGCTTCGTTCTGTCCCCAAAAGATTTCACACCAAGGTTTGTGCTATAGATGAATCCaaagatacatctataatgggtttggatgagttaaTTAGTTCTTTTCTCACTTATGAGATGGAGTTGGAAGCCGAAGATGACTCAAAAGATAAGTCTATTGCTTTTCAGGTTTCTAATGATGTTTACaatgatttttctgaagttcaacaggaagtaaaggaatctgatcTTGAAGAGAATTCGATTGCTTTGATATCGAAGAAGTTCACTGATTATCTAaaggtaatgaaagaaaagaaggatTTGAAAGGTGCACAAACTCCAAAATTCCCTAAACTACCTACTTCAAAGAAGCCTCAAAAACCTGCTGCTACTCGGGGATCTcgacaaaggtatgaaggtaagGTTCAGTCCTcaagtaaaaattttgataatgttcaatgcaAGGAATGTAAGGGATATGGCCACTATGCCTATGAATGCGCAAATCGCCTTCGAAAAGGTATGAATGTTTCTCTGAGCGATGATGATTCgaaagaagaacaagaaaaggttgaataggcagatctcatatcttttactgctttactggaaagtaagaaaaattttcagatcaatccactCGGTGTTGGCTCCGGTATTGCAACACCTGGACGCAACACAGTTCAAAAATCTGTTTGTTTTGTTGCTTTTAACCTTGATAATTCCAGTAATCATGAAGAACAGGTAGCTGATCCTTATACTCTAGAAGGTATTCAAAAACTCTATGAAGAGTTGTACTGTGATTAGAACAAGGGGAATCAGTTGAACACAACCCTTACAAAAGAGAATACTGAATTGAAAGCTGCTGTGGCTAGATTGGAAATTCTCATGAGTAAGAAAGATCTGGAATTAGGGTTGCTGAATTCTGAACTTAAAAGATCAAAAACAacacttgataaatttaattccagTTCAAGCAAACTTGATTCCATTTTTACTATGGGTAATAATGATAAGTTTGGTGTTGGTTttaaagaaagtgtttttgaaactgGTGAATCTTCCAAAACACCAGTATTTGTAAAGGAATGTAATGATTCCTTGAATGAAGAGGAAGGTAATGATTCCTTGAACCATCCTTCAACTACTTCGAAAGGTAAGAAACCCATTGTTGAAAAGAATGTTTCTGTccctaagccaaaacaatgaAAGCGTCCTTTTGTATGTCACTATTGTCTCAAATTTGGTCATATCAGGCCTTTTTGTCGAAAGATGAAGAATGACTATGTGTTGTGGGAATCTAAGCAAGTGTTGCCCCCCGTGTTGCCCTACACCAAGAGCAACACTGGCAGAAAGAGGCCTACTGTGAAGAAAGTTTGGATACAAAGCCTGATGttagatgttttgttatttatacttccttgaaagctaactctgcaggtaattggtattttgatagtggaagctcacggcacatgacaggcttgaaagatcacctcacgGACTACATTGAACACAATGGTGGTAGAGTGACCTATGGAGGTGGTGCAAAAGGAAGAATTTTTGGCAAAGGAACACTCACTGTGGAAGGGTTTCCAAAGCTTCATAACGTCTTACACGTTGAAGGACTTAATGCAAACTTAATTTCAATTAGTCAACTGTGTGATGATGActtgcatgtgaagtttgataagaatacttgtgaagtttttgataatgctaatcgTTGTATTATCACAGGTACAAGATCAGTTGATAATTGCTACCAACTCGGTGAAGAATTGACATGCAGACACTCAAAGGTTGATGAGTTTAGTCTATGACACCAAAAAACTtggacatgtgaatttcaagaccttaaagaatctgagtaagtttgaagctgtcagaggtcttccaaatctaaagtctggtgttccatatgtttgtggtgcatgccaaaaaggtaagcaaacccgtgttgcgcaccccgtgttacaacattgtgggacaacacgatgtcttgaacttttgcacatggatttgatgggtccCATGGAAGTCGAAAGCTATGGAGGTAAAAGGTATTCTttggtatgtgttgatgatttttctcgttttacatgggtaaggtttcttagagaaaaatcagatacttttgatgtttttaagaagttgtttaccaagattactaacctacatactttgactgtagcaaggatcagaactgatcatggaaaggaatttgagaactcatctttttcttttttgtgtgataagaagggcATCTCACAGGAATTTTCtgccccaaaaactcctcaacagaatggaATTGCCAAAAGGAAGAATAGGACGTtgcaggagatggctagggtgatgatgaTCTCAAAAAATATCTCTAAGAGATTTTGGGAAGAAGCATTAAACACAACATGTCATATTTCCAATCGTGTgtatttgagaagtggttttTCGATGACTTTCTATGAAatcctcatgggaaa comes from the Henckelia pumila isolate YLH828 chromosome 1, ASM3356847v2, whole genome shotgun sequence genome and includes:
- the LOC140866298 gene encoding uncharacterized protein gives rise to the protein MFTSVDMNMFNLIGTCTCARDAWEKLQTHCEGSASVKKTRMRLITSKFEKMRMEESETIMEYNGRLKSLANEASVLGDPISNENLVSKVLRSVPKRFHTKVCAIDESKDTSIMGLDELISSFLTYEMELEAEDDSKDKSIAFQVSNDVYNDFSEVQQEVKESDLEENSIALISKKFTDYLKVMKEKKDLKGAQTPKFPKLPTSKKPQKPAATRGSRQRYEGKVQSSSKNFDNVQCKECKGYGHYAYECANRLRKGMNVSLSDDDSKEEQEKINPLGVGSGIATPGRNTVQKSVCFVAFNLDNSSNHEEQNKGNQLNTTLTKENTELKAAVARLEILMSKKDLELGLLNSELKRSKTTLDKFNSSSSKLDSIFTMGNNDKFGVGFKESVFETGESSKTPVFVKECNDSLNEEEGNDSLNHPSTTSKGLKDHLTDYIEHNGGRVTYGGGAKGRIFGKGTLTVEGFPKLHNVLHVQDQLIIATNSVKN